Proteins from one Candidatus Zixiibacteriota bacterium genomic window:
- a CDS encoding TIGR00282 family metallophosphoesterase: MKPQIKILFFADACGQPGRFVLSQMCKPLKEKYQADYVIANTENAAGGFGITPEMARKMFTYGIDCQTSGNHIWDRLDILKYIDEQPRLLRPSNFPPGCPGAGYLIDEVDGVKIGVLNLQGRTYMKDIDCPFRTADRDLRIIRERADIVIVDFHAEVTSEKQALAYYLDGRVSAIIGTHTHVQTADESVSERGTAYITDAGMTGAYDSIIGMAKGPSLDRFLTGMPKRFTCAKKDIKISGVVVTVSTEDGGAEAIERFRIDYGGDMGPEEKE; encoded by the coding sequence ATGAAGCCACAGATTAAGATTCTTTTTTTCGCCGATGCCTGCGGTCAGCCGGGGCGGTTTGTTTTATCGCAGATGTGCAAGCCGCTCAAGGAAAAGTACCAGGCGGATTATGTGATCGCCAATACTGAAAACGCCGCCGGGGGATTCGGTATCACACCGGAAATGGCCCGAAAAATGTTTACCTACGGGATTGACTGCCAGACCTCGGGAAACCATATCTGGGATCGTCTGGATATCCTCAAATATATCGATGAGCAGCCGCGACTTTTGCGGCCGTCGAATTTTCCTCCGGGATGTCCCGGAGCGGGTTACCTGATAGACGAAGTTGACGGAGTCAAAATCGGGGTATTGAATCTCCAGGGGCGGACATATATGAAGGATATCGACTGCCCGTTTCGGACGGCCGATCGCGATTTGCGGATTATCCGGGAGAGGGCCGATATTGTCATCGTCGATTTTCATGCCGAAGTTACCTCGGAGAAGCAGGCGCTGGCTTATTATCTCGACGGTCGGGTGTCAGCCATAATCGGGACCCACACCCATGTCCAGACGGCCGATGAATCGGTGTCGGAACGGGGAACGGCCTATATCACCGATGCCGGAATGACCGGGGCCTATGATTCGATTATCGGGATGGCCAAAGGGCCGTCGCTGGACCGGTTTTTAACCGGCATGCCGAAGCGTTTTACATGCGCCAAGAAGGATATTAAAATCAGCGGAGTGGTGGTAACGGTCAGCACCGAAGACGGCGGGGCGGAGGCAATCGAAAGATTTAGAATCGACTATGGCGGGGATATGGGACCCGAGGAGAAGGAATGA
- a CDS encoding cell division protein ZapA has translation MSDKDKVVRVAIFGEEYSIRGNANGDYMLRVADCVDKKMRDIALRSKNRSPHKIAVLAALNLADELLDLKDNLEANNSITENKARNLLELLDSKLEGSGDK, from the coding sequence ATTTCTGACAAAGACAAGGTGGTTAGGGTAGCCATATTCGGCGAAGAATATTCGATTCGGGGTAATGCGAATGGGGATTATATGCTTCGTGTTGCCGACTGTGTCGATAAAAAAATGCGCGATATTGCGCTTCGATCCAAAAATAGGTCACCTCATAAGATTGCCGTATTGGCGGCGTTAAATTTGGCCGATGAACTTTTGGATCTTAAGGACAATTTAGAGGCGAATAACAGCATCACAGAAAATAAGGCAAGAAATCTTCTGGAATTACTCGACAGCAAACTCGAGGGTTCCGGGGATAAATGA
- the zapB gene encoding cell division protein ZapB, with amino-acid sequence MDTLEKLEEKINKAVALIDKLNQENGHLIDENKRLKTQLTETESRITRMEKEENEKSETVKRRLSSILDRLGNLEQL; translated from the coding sequence ATGGATACGCTGGAAAAGCTGGAAGAAAAAATAAACAAGGCGGTTGCCCTGATTGATAAATTGAATCAGGAAAATGGTCATCTGATTGACGAAAACAAGCGTTTAAAGACACAGCTAACTGAAACGGAATCCCGAATTACCCGGATGGAAAAGGAAGAAAACGAGAAATCGGAAACGGTTAAACGGCGTTTGAGTAGTATTCTTGATCGTCTGGGAAACCTGGAACAATTATAA
- the rny gene encoding ribonuclease Y, with translation MDNVLVVVLLAVLAAIVGFGLAWLILRRIGDRKISGAEEAAKKIIAEGQKEAEIKKKEALLEAKEEWYKTKTNFEREYQNKRNEIQKTERRLADKETAVDRKLESLQKREKEIVNREKTLAGRDKGITLREQELEKLVHIQNEKLERIAQMTSDEAKEELKVNLINEAKIEAAAMMKEIRDKAEQNAEKEAREIIISAIYRCAADHTVESTVSVVNLPNEEMKGRIIGREGRNIRSFETATGIDVIVDDTPEAVILSGYDPIRREIARMSLEKLITDGRIHPTRIEEIVAKTEKEMEMIVREIGEQACFDLGIQGLHLDVIKLLGKLNYRSSYGQNVLQHSKEVAILAGLMAAELELDPNLGKRAGLLHDIGKAIDRETEGTHTEIGGNFLIRYNEHPAVVNAVLSHHGDIPQETPYAILVQAADAISGARPGARREPLEAYIKRLETLEELADSFRGVAKAFAIQAGREVRVIVECELIDDLATHILAGDIARKIEQEMEYPGQIKVSVIRESRATEYAK, from the coding sequence ATGGACAATGTCTTGGTGGTTGTCCTTTTAGCGGTCCTGGCGGCTATTGTTGGTTTTGGCCTGGCCTGGCTGATTTTGAGACGAATCGGCGATCGTAAAATCAGCGGGGCGGAAGAAGCGGCCAAAAAGATAATTGCCGAAGGCCAAAAAGAGGCTGAAATAAAGAAAAAAGAAGCCCTGCTTGAGGCAAAAGAAGAATGGTACAAAACAAAAACCAATTTCGAGCGCGAATATCAGAATAAAAGAAACGAAATTCAGAAGACCGAGAGGAGGCTGGCCGATAAGGAAACGGCTGTCGATCGCAAACTGGAAAGTTTACAGAAGCGGGAAAAAGAAATTGTCAACCGTGAAAAGACCCTGGCCGGCCGCGATAAAGGAATAACCCTCCGCGAGCAGGAGCTGGAAAAATTAGTGCACATCCAGAATGAAAAACTGGAACGCATCGCCCAGATGACATCCGACGAGGCCAAAGAAGAGCTGAAAGTCAATTTGATCAACGAGGCCAAAATCGAGGCGGCCGCCATGATGAAGGAAATAAGGGACAAGGCCGAGCAGAATGCCGAAAAGGAAGCGCGGGAAATTATTATATCGGCCATTTATCGTTGCGCCGCCGATCACACGGTGGAATCAACAGTATCGGTGGTAAATCTACCGAACGAGGAAATGAAAGGGCGTATTATCGGACGGGAAGGACGTAATATCCGATCATTCGAGACCGCTACCGGGATTGATGTGATTGTCGATGATACTCCCGAGGCGGTGATTCTTTCCGGCTATGATCCGATCCGCCGGGAAATCGCCCGGATGTCTCTGGAGAAATTGATCACCGACGGACGGATACATCCGACCCGAATCGAAGAAATCGTGGCCAAGACGGAAAAAGAGATGGAGATGATAGTTCGGGAAATAGGCGAACAGGCCTGTTTCGATCTGGGTATTCAGGGACTTCATCTGGATGTAATCAAGCTTCTTGGCAAATTGAACTACCGCAGTTCGTACGGACAGAATGTCTTGCAGCATTCCAAAGAAGTGGCCATTCTGGCGGGATTGATGGCCGCCGAGTTGGAGCTTGATCCGAATCTGGGCAAGCGAGCCGGGCTGTTGCATGATATCGGTAAGGCCATCGACCGGGAGACGGAAGGAACCCACACCGAGATCGGGGGGAATTTCCTGATCCGTTACAATGAACATCCAGCGGTAGTCAACGCGGTATTGTCGCATCACGGGGACATCCCCCAGGAGACGCCATATGCTATTTTAGTCCAGGCGGCCGATGCTATTTCGGGAGCCCGCCCGGGAGCGCGGCGGGAACCGCTGGAGGCGTATATCAAGCGTTTGGAGACCCTTGAAGAACTGGCGGATTCCTTCCGCGGAGTGGCCAAGGCATTTGCGATCCAGGCTGGCCGCGAAGTTCGGGTGATTGTCGAATGTGAGCTTATAGATGATCTGGCCACGCATATTCTGGCCGGTGATATCGCCCGCAAGATTGAACAGGAAATGGAATATCCGGGACAGATTAAGGTCTCGGTGATTCGTGAATCGAGAGCGACGGAATATGCCAAGTAG